The Candidatus Tisiphia endosymbiont of Dascillus cervinus genome contains the following window.
CTATCAACTTGATACGAGACACGGAAATGTAATTGGTGCTGAATACTACTAGCTAATTGCTCTCCCTGCAAATTTTCACTAAGTAAAATCTCTTTAGGCTTAAGACGTGATAGTTCATTTAGAATCTCATCCTGCGGAATCTCTATAACTGAAATTTCTGAAGTGGAAAGATCAACATAACAAATTGATGCCCTGTTTTTTAGCAAAACTAAGCTTGCCAAATAATTAGGTTCGCATGACGAAATTAAAGATTCCTCGATAATAGTACCTGGGGTGATAATACGCGTTACATCCCTATTTACTACAGCTTTATAGCCACCGCGTTTCTTTGCCTCTTCCGGTGTTTCTAGTTGATCACAAATAGCAACTTTGTAATTTTCTTCAATTAATTTATTTAAATATGTCTCAAGAGCATGATGGGGTACTCCGCACATAGCAATCTCAGAGGCTCCATTAGACCCTCTTTTGGTAAGAGCAATACCTAAAACTTGGCTGGCAAGAACTGCATCATCAAAAAACATTTCATAAAAATCACCCATTCTAAACAATAGAAGACAATCAAGATTGGCAAATTTGATGTCTAAATATTGTTGCATCATCTTTGTTGATTGATCATAATTATATTTATGGCGAAATTCTTCTAAAGACATGGATAAAGTCATGGATATATTTTAGTTGTTTGAATTAGATTTGAGTATATACTCAGGTATACCCGATGAATTTCAAGAGTTGGCTAGGCGTACGAGTGGCGAGCGGACTAGGCGTAGTCAAACCGTTGTTCCTACGCGAAGTCCCATCGTGCCACAACGCCAACACTTGAAAGGCGAAGGGTATAGAACTTCAAGAATTAAGGTCATCGTACCCTAAATATCACAGCACAGCTAGCTCTTCTTGAAGTTATTATCGTCTACCCACTCTTGAAATTATATACTCTTCTGCTTTGAAGAATTGTTTTTTGAAAATATCATGGATTCGCATGCGTAATTATACTATATGTACACCTAGCATGCTCACCATTCATTTTCAAATCCAATTCTTCAAATCATTTGAGTATAGCAGTATATGTTTAGATTCAAAAGAGCTTTTGATTTTAATTGATTAGGTTTTTTTCTCACTATTTCAAATAAGTTATGCATAATATTTATCTACAAAAATTAAAATTACTAAATTATCGTAATTTTCAGAATTTAGATATTAGTGCTGGTAATAATCCTGTTATACTAATAGGGGGGAATGGTAGTGGAAAAACTAACATTTTAGAATCAATATCACTATTTTCACCTGGTAAAGGTTTGAGATCAGCTAAATTAGATGATATTTGTCAAAGGGGAGAAGATCATTGCTTAGCTTATGCATTATTACACAGTAAACTTGGCTTAGTTGAAATTTCAACGAATTTAAAGCGTGAATCTAATAGACATTTTACAGAATTTAACGGTGTTAAAATACAAAATAATGAACTAAGTAAGTTCTCTGCTATGATTTGGCTTACACCCCAAATGGAAGGTATTTTTTCTTCCAGTATTAGCGATAGGCGTAAATTCTTTGACAGGATTGTTTATAACTTTAATCCATCGCATGCAGGAATAGTTAGTAAATACGAATATTATATGTATGAACGTAGCAAAATACTAGCACAAGACCAAGTGGATACAAATTGGCTAAGAGTGGTTGAAGAAAAAATGGCAGAATTATCAATTGAGATCGCTATTAATAGGCTAAAAATTTTAGAACATATGCAAAAAGCTATCTCAGATTTGGATAATGATTTTCCTAAAGCTATTTTATCAATTAATGGGGTTATAGAAGATATAATATTAAAAAATTCTGAAATAGATATTGATTTTATAAAAAATGAGTTAGTGGTGTCTCGTGTTCGTGATAAGATATCTAATAGAACTAATTTTGGAGTGCATAAAAGTGATTTTGTAGTTATTCATAAAGAAAAAAATGCTTTAGTTAAACACTGTTCCACCGGTGAACAGAAGGCTATGCTCATTGCCATAATACTTGCCCAAGTTAATTATTCTATTAAAGAAAACATTGCTATGCCTATTTTACTGTTAGATGAGGTTTTTGTACATCTTGATAACAAAAGGAGACAGTACTTAATTGATTTCTTCCTAGAATTAGGATTACAACTATGGGTGACTGCAACTGACTTAAATGGCATAGAATCTTTAACAAAAAAAGCAGAATTAATAAAATTATAGGATGAAATTTCTCTTATTTAATTTTAAGGCAATGCCTTAAAACTTGATCACGGCGTTCTAATATAGCATTAAGGTAAGAATTATTTAAAAAATCAGAACCTTTTGCTGCTATAAAAATCTTTCTAAGAATAGGTAAGTCTAATTTTTTTATAGCTTTTATAGTGTCGTCATAACATTGTGTTGGATAAGATATTATAAAACTCTTATCAAATGCATGATATTGACGCCATAGGTTATTTTGATAAATAACAAACCGCAAAGGTTTGTTATAAGACTGAAAATTTTTGTAAAAGGTATGAGGTATTTATTTTTTAAATCTTTGTTTTAGCTTTTCTTCATTAGGGAGATCAATAACCTCTGGTTTATCAAAAGGAAATGGTTTATCCCAATCATTGGTATTTAATTTATCACTATACAGTACTCTAACAAAAGGAAGTTCACCAAATTTAACATGTTGGCGATTACGAATACCTGAATTATCTATTGCAATAAAATATGTTTTATTAATATCTTTAAATATTAATAAATTATGTGATCCAGAGTCCCACTGCCCAAAAATAAAGTAAAAAGTTCGTAGGTTCATTTGATCTTCTATGGAAACCTCTTGAAGAGCTTTTTCATACTCTTCAGGTACTAAAGGATCAATTTTAGTATCAATGTAGAGTTGCAATGATCCTGTCATTCCATTAATTTTACGCATTACTGTTGGAGGAATATGAGGGAAACCTAGAATTAGAGAAGCTTGATACGCTGCTACTTCAGCTTGTGCATCTCCTAAATCATCTGCAGGTAATTTTTTAAAGACAGCTTTTACCTGATCATCTAAAGTAACTAAAAAAACTTCTCCATTGAATTCCGCTTTTTTACATTTCTCTGTGAGAAACTTTCTCATAGGTTCTATATGGTGTATTGTAGATGTTTTAAGTAATTTTGAGATATCAACTTTTTTCCATGTTTCTGGATGGTTAAATGGAGTGGCATATACAGAATGTATAGTTAATAAGGATGGTAGAATTATATAGAAGGAGACTAAGAATATTCTAAAAATTTGCATATAATTTTATTATTAGTTGATATTTTTTAATTCAAAATCTTTTTCTGCTTTGTAGAGCTTCCTTGGCTATATCGAAATCACTAAATGGTAGTTTCTCATTACCGATTATCTGATAATTTTCGTGACCTTTGCCGGCAATCAGCAAAATATCATCTTCTTGTAGATTATTTATTGTTTCAATAATTGCAATTTTTCTATTATTTATTTCTATATATCTATTAGTGATAGCTATAATACCTTGTATAATTTGCTGCCGTATGAATTTTGGGTCTTCATTCCTTGGATTATCGTCAGTGATAATAACCTCATCAGCAATTTTTGCCGCAATTTCCCCCATTAAGGGTCTTTTACTGCTATCTCTATTCCCGCCACAACCAAAAATTACTTTCAATAACCCCTTATTTGATTTTATTTTTTTTAGTTCTAGCAAGCTTTTTTCTAAGGCATCTGGAGTGTGAGCGTAGTCAATAAAAATATTGCTATTAGCTACTCTCTCTAAACGTCCTTTAACTGCTTTAATTTGTGGTAATTTCGATATGACTTGTTCAAAAGGAAAGCCAGTCAAATGCACCATCATAACGGCAATCAGCAAGTTGGTTGCTTGAAAACTACCAACTATATCGGTAGTAAACTTATATTTCTGCCCGTTATAAGTACAAATTGTGCTGTCGATAATTTTCAGATCACCATTCATACCAACGGTTAAAAATTTTATATTACGTTCCTGTAAATAACTTTTGATATAATCTAATTGTTCTATTTCCGAGTTTAGTACAGCAACTCCTGTCTGCGATAAATTATCTGTAAATAATTTTAGTTTGGCTAAAAGATAATTATCCATATTCTTATGATAGTCAAGATGATCTTGACTAAAACTAGTAAAGCAGGCAGCATCTACTTTTATACCACATAATCTTTGCTGTTCTAGACCATGGCTAGAAGCCTCAAAAGCTAGATATTTTGTGCCATTCTCAGCTAGCTTATGTAGAATATGCCTGAAAGTTACAGGATCAGGAGTAGTAAGAGCCGGGGATTTGTCTAAAATTTCTTGGATGCTTGTTAAATCCAAACCACCCGAACATTCTACGCCAATGGTCCCGATAGAACAACTGGATGCTCCTAGCAATGTGTATAGCTGTCTGCAATAGGATACTACCGAGGTTTTACCGTTAGTACCAGTAGCAGCTACCATATATTGTGGTAATAAAGGGTAGAGAATATTAGCAGCTTGGCTTAGTGCCACCCGCACATCACTTACAAGCGTTATATGTACACCATTAGCGATAATGTTAGGGTTTTTTAAACTTTCAGCATCATCGGTAATAATGAATTTTACTCCTTTGTTTATTACATCATCAATAAACTTATTACCATCCGAACTTACTCCTTTAATGGCGAAGAATAGACTAGTTGATTTAACTAGTCTAGAGTCACAACATAAAATTTTAGGTTCAATCTGAGAGGTAATTTTTAAATAGTCAAATAATTTTTGCAATTTAAATATAGCCTAATTAGTTTTTAAGTGTATGTTTACCACGTATATACTTAAATCATTTGAGTATACCAATTCTTGAAATCATAGCAGTATATAGTAGCCCATGTAAAGCTAGTAGATAATTTGTTAACAAGAAATTTAGGGTTCCTCATGAAAAAGAAAGATTTATCAATTTTAATAGCTAATGCTCTAGATCATTTTGATACGGCTATTTATAGTTTTCTTGCTCCAGTTTTATCAATAATCTTTTTCTCCAAAGACGATCCTATAGTTGCTTTGATCTTAACTTATAGCGTACTAGCAACTTCAATAATTACTAGACCAATTGGGGCAATAATTTTTAGTATAATTGTAAAAAAACGAGGAGCAGCTTTGGCTCTATCTTACTCATTAATAGGTGTTGCCATTACCACTATATCAATAGGATTTATACCAACTTATCAAACAATTGGCTGGTTTTCACCGTTTATGCTGACCATTATTCGAATGATACAAGGAATTTTTGCCGAAGGAGAATGCTCTATTGCCAAATTATATATTTTAGAAAATAAGGTACAGACTAAAGGCGTACAAGCATCTTATCTATACCAACTGTCAACAATGTTTGGCATTATTATTGCCTCTTTTGTAAGTACCATTCTAGTTAGTTCTAATCATCATGAATATTGGCGTTTATGTTTTATATTGGGAGGAAGTACTGGGATTGTAGGGGTTTATCTTAGACGTTATTCTAATATGTTGCAGAATGCAATAAAACAAAAGTCTTATACTTTACATACGATATTGAATAATAAATGCAATATTCTGCGTGTGTCTATAGTTAGTGGCTTTTCCTATATGACATATGTGATACCTTTTGTCGTGATGAATAGTTTTATACCTCTTATTACCTCTATATCTTTGGAGAGGATGATGACGTTTAATACAATCTTATTAATTATGAATGCAGCAATGATTCCAATAATAGGATATTTTGTTAAGAAATATCGCCCTGTTGATGTAATGATTGTAAGCACTAGTATTCTATTTATTAGCATAGTACCACTATGGTTATATATGTCTGATGCTTCTGTATGGTATGTTAATTTTGTTCGTTTATGGATTATTATCCTAGGGGTAATTTTCTTATGTCCACTAAATTATTGGCTTAATAGTCTGTTCCATGGTTCAGATAAATATATGCTGGTTAGTATTGGTGATGCTATAGGTACTTCAGTATTTGGGAAATTTACTCCCTCAATATGTATAGCTCTTTGGCATTTTACTGGCTCTTCTATAACCATAGGAGTCTATATTGCAATAATTACTTTAGTTACCATATGGGCGGTGAAGAGTATACCATGAAAAACATAATAGATATAGATGTATGACAAGACCGGCATTCCTAATTGCTTTTTTTACAACAATTGTGCGTTATTATGATTATGCTCTTTTTGGTTTATCAGCAATAGTTTTATCCAAGAACTTTTTGCCATTAGACTCAAATGATAAACAAATATTATTATTTTTTGCTATATTTAGTATAGCTGTAATAGCTCGCCCTATTGGCTCTATCATTTTTGGCTTTATTAGCGATAAATATGGTAGAATTGTATCAGTTAGAATCTCGGTATTTTTAGCTACTATCTCGACAATTCTTATAGGATTAACTCCTAATTTTGATAGAATTGGCATAGTGGCTACAATAATCTTAATATTTTGTCGTATGACATTTTTAATGAGCTTAGCAGGAGAAAGTGATGCTATAAAAATTTACGTTGTAGAAAAAGTAGGTAAGACTAGCAAAAATTGTGCTAGTGGTATCGTGTCATTTTGTAGTCAGGTTGGAGCATTGCTTGCTGCAACAATTTATCATTTTTCTACAGAATTTGACTCAGCAGCTTATTTATGGCGGGCAAATTTTATTATTGGTGGAGTTTTTGGCTTATTTATCATATTCCTAAGGCACTATTTTCATGAAAGTGAGGAGTTCTTAAATTCTAAAAAGGATCATAAATCTCCAGATTATAACTTTTTTTATTTAACAAAGATTGTAAAAGATTCATTTAAAAAATTTATTATAGCAATATTAATAAGTGGTTGCATAGGAGGTATTTACCATTTTCTAATTTATTTTTGGGGAGTATTTGCTGTAAAAAGTGCATTAATTATGGATAGCAATCAAGCTCAAATTATCAATATAGCTTTAATAAGCATTTACGCTATTATGTCAGTATTGTCTGGTTTTTTAGCTGATAGATTTTACCCTAAAAAACAAATCATCATCGCATTATTATTAAGTTTGTTAGTGATAATTATTGTACAATTTTTACTATATAAAGAAATCTTGGTAATTTACTTTCCAGTAATGCTTATCGGACTTGCCCCATTTTACGTAGTGCCATTACAAATTATTGTCCAATCTATGTTTATAACTAATATTAGGGCAAGAATGTGTAGTCTATCCCATTCACTTGGCGGTATGATACTTTCATCGACAACACCATTTTTTTGTATGTTATTATGGCAATATTTTAATGCAATATACTTAGTGCTAGGATTTTTTATGCTATTATTACTAATATTGTTCAGTACAGTAATTTTTCTGTATAGTACAAACGTTATAACAAACCACTAGATCTAAGGAGAGAATTTTGCAAAAAAAACATAACCTAATAAATTATGACTATAGTGCCTATAATACTTTAAGAAGGTTAATAGTTGATCATATAAAGCCATATCTTAAACAGATCGGCATGGCGGTATTTTGTATGGTAATTGCGGCTATATGTGCTGCTTACAGCGTTAATTTAGTGCAACCAACTATTGATCAAATATTTTTAACAGGCAATCGTCAAATGTTATTATTTTTACCGTTAATGGTAGTAATAACATTTACTATTAAAGGGATAGCTGAATATTATTCAAATTATTTAATTAAATTTGTTGGTCAGAGAATTTTAACTGATCTACAAATTAAGATGTATGAGCATTTATTGTTTGCTGATATTCTCTTTATTCAATCTCAATCATCGGGACGTTTAATATCACGTTTTACTAACGATATTGCCATGATGCGAGGTGCTGTATCAAATTTACTAGTAGGATGTGCCAAACATTTTTTAACAGTAATAGGTCTTATCGTAGTGATGTTTAAGTTAGAACCTAGGTTATCTTGTATAGTATTTCTAGCATTTCCCCTAGCAATTTATCCAATACAGAAATTAGGGAAAAAAATTCGTAGAATATCAGGACAAGCTCAAGAGGAATTAGCTAATTATACTTCTAGGTTAGACGAAACTTTTCAGTCAATTAAAATTGTTAAGTCTTTCTTAGGAGAGAAAATTGAAAGCAATCGAGCTTTATTGCTCTCTAGTAATATTTTACATTTTTTAAAGAAAACTGCAAAATTGGATGCATTGGTCTCACCAATCATGGAAGTGTTAAGTGGTATTACAGTTGGAGGGCTTATTTGGTACGGTGGGTTGTTAGTCATAAAAGGAGAAACTACACCAGGAGCATTTTTTGCTTTTATTACTGCCTTTCTTGCAGCCTATAGACCTTTTAAAAGCTTGGTTTCTTTAAATGTAAATTTACAAGAGGGTATTGCTGCAACAAAAAGAGTTTTTAATGTTCTAGATACTGAGCCTATTATTAAAGATAGTGTAAATGCTCAAAATGTTCAGTTAGTTAATCCACAAATAATTTTTAATAATGTCGAGCTAAAATTTAATAATAAAGTAGCTTTAAAGCTCATTAATCTAAAAATAATGCCAGGGAAAACTACAGCTTTTGTTGGACGTTCTGGCAGTGGAAAAACTTCGTTATCTAATTTATTAGTAAGATTTTATAACCCAACTAGCGGACAGATTTTAATTGATAATTATGATATTAAAGATATAAGGATTGACTCTTTAAGGCAGCAAATTTCTTTAGTAACTCAAGATACTACATTATTTGACACTAGTGTTGCAGAAAATATTGCTTATGGTAATCCAAATACAACTCGTGATCAGATTATTATAGCAGCAAAATATGCTGATGCTCATCAATTTATCTCAAATCTGCCTGCAGGGTATGATACGATCATTGGTAATCAAGGTTCAACACTTTCAGGTGGACAACGTCAGCGTTTAGCGATAGCTAGAGCTTTTTTGAAATCAGCAGCAATTTTGGTTTGGGATGAAGCAACAAGCTCTTTAGACCAAAATTCTGAGCGATTAATTCTAAATTCTTTAGTAAATATTCGTGAGAATAAAACCACCCTAATTATAACACATCGTTTATCGAGTATTAAGGATGTTGATCATATAGTTGTTATGAAATCTGGTATGATATTTGAACAAGGAACTCATTCGCAGCTTATAGAAAATAAAGCCGAATATTATAAATTATATCATAAGGAATTAGAGGAGGGGGATAAGTGAACATAAAGGGAGTAGCTGTCTATTTATACAACAACAAAATGCAAAAACATTCATCTTTTTTAAAAATAGATAAAAAATCCTTGGTAATAATTTATATTTTAGTTTAATCTATAAATTGAATATAAAAAATATTTATGGTTTTTATGGAAGAAGATATTAATTATTGGGACAACTCAAAGTATGCACCTTGTCAATATGCTACTAGGTTACTGGACAAATTACGTAAGATGAATGAGAAAATAAACCGGTCAATAGATATTGATGAGGTTAAAAAGGCTATTTATTACGCCAAGAAATATCATGGCAGCCAAATGAGGCAGTCAGGCGAGCCTTATTACTCTCATCCACTAGAGGTGGCGTATATGATCTCTGATTATCTTTACCGCACTGACATTCTTGTTACCAGCATATTGCATGACACCATTGAGGATACAAAACTTACCAAAAAGATGATTGCCTATATCTTTGGGGAGCAGGTTGCTAGTCAAGTAGAAGACTTAAGCAGGAACAAGCCTCACGGGAAGATTAGCTCGGCAGAAACATTAGATATATTACTTCAACAAGAAAAATATGATGTGGCATTGATTAAATTATTTGACCGAGTTCACAACTTACAAACTCTAGGAGTTAAATCACCTGAAAAAGCTAGGAAGATTATTGAAGAAACCGTAAAAAATTTTATAATCATTGCTATGCATTTAAAAATACCAACAATAACACAAGACTTAACTGCATTATGTTATAAAAATTTATCCATACAGCAGTTTGATCAACATAATCATCAAAATTCTATGGATAATTCGCCACTTTCTCCAACTTTTCAAAATGTAATAGCCCGTATGCGAACCCCACAATTGTAGGGATCATAATAACCCATAATCCCCAATAGCCAAAATGGTTAACAAGATAAGTGAAGCCAAAAGCAGTAATAACGGATACGAAAGCACGTGATATAGCGAATATAATGCTAGCACAGGTGAAACGTTTAAATACAGGAAAATGTTTATAAATAATTGGCATAGCAGGACCTAAACATTCGTTAAATAAAATGATAAAGAGTTGAATTAAAAATAACTCAAACGGAGAATGAAGATTATTCAAAAAATATGGACAAAATATGATAAAAATAGAACATATTATGAGTATAATTTTCATGGTTAATAGTGGATATATTTTGTAACTTAAATAAGATAATATTGATACGACCAAGAGCTGTATTAGACATAGAATAAAATTATGATGAATAACCTCAGCAATTGTATAACCAAAGTTATTTTGTAAAATATTACTACAATATATATAAATAAAATCAAAACCTACAGGTAAAGCACATTGTAAGAAAAAAAGAGCTAATATTGTTTTTTTATTAACTTTTTCTGTCCAAATAGGATTGTTTACTAAAGTACTGGTATCTGTATTATTTATGTTACCATATTTTAATTAGAATCAATTCTAAAATAATAGTCAACTTAATTTTTAATAAAAAAATTAATTATTTTTTCATATATAAACAATGTCCAATATTCTACTCGCAACTATATTAGTTCTGATATTTAACATCCTTTGATCTAAGCCTACATTTTTACCAATATCTCTTTTTCCCTTTCTAATTTGTTTATAGAACCGTGATATTGTTACAACCAAGATTTATTATTTCAATTTTCTATATTATTTTTTCTTGCTATCGTTCAACCAAATCATAATATCTATTAGTATTAATAAATATATTAAGGTGAATAAATGATAGGATATCAGCAAGAACAAAGAAGCCTCACTAAAGAACAAAAAGAAGCAGTTGGATTACTTTCAATCGGTACATTTTTGGAGTATTTTGATCTGATGCTTTATGTGCATTTAGCCGTATTACTAAATGAGTTGTTTTTTCCTAAATATGAAGCTTTTGCTGCATCTATACTGACAGCTTTTGCCTTTTGTTCTACTTTTATTTTCCGTCCAATTGGAGCATTAATTTTTGGTTATATCGGGGATAGAGTAGGACGTAAAGCAACAGTTATTATTACCACTATTATGATGGCAATTTCATGTGTAATAATGGCCAATGTTCCAACTTATGCCCAAATTGGCATTACCGCTTCTGTAATAATTACGGTTTGTCGTGTACTACAAGGTATGTCATCAGTAGGCGAAATAGTAGGAGCAGAACTTTATTTAACAGAAACTATAAAACCACCAATACAATATCCAGTAGTAGCCTTTATTGC
Protein-coding sequences here:
- the recF gene encoding DNA replication/repair protein RecF (All proteins in this family for which functions are known are DNA-binding proteins that assist the filamentation of RecA onto DNA for the initiation of recombination or recombinational repair.) produces the protein MHNIYLQKLKLLNYRNFQNLDISAGNNPVILIGGNGSGKTNILESISLFSPGKGLRSAKLDDICQRGEDHCLAYALLHSKLGLVEISTNLKRESNRHFTEFNGVKIQNNELSKFSAMIWLTPQMEGIFSSSISDRRKFFDRIVYNFNPSHAGIVSKYEYYMYERSKILAQDQVDTNWLRVVEEKMAELSIEIAINRLKILEHMQKAISDLDNDFPKAILSINGVIEDIILKNSEIDIDFIKNELVVSRVRDKISNRTNFGVHKSDFVVIHKEKNALVKHCSTGEQKAMLIAIILAQVNYSIKENIAMPILLLDEVFVHLDNKRRQYLIDFFLELGLQLWVTATDLNGIESLTKKAELIKL
- a CDS encoding UDP-N-acetylmuramoyl-L-alanyl-D-glutamate--2,6-diaminopimelate ligase — translated: MTSQIEPKILCCDSRLVKSTSLFFAIKGVSSDGNKFIDDVINKGVKFIITDDAESLKNPNIIANGVHITLVSDVRVALSQAANILYPLLPQYMVAATGTNGKTSVVSYCRQLYTLLGASSCSIGTIGVECSGGLDLTSIQEILDKSPALTTPDPVTFRHILHKLAENGTKYLAFEASSHGLEQQRLCGIKVDAACFTSFSQDHLDYHKNMDNYLLAKLKLFTDNLSQTGVAVLNSEIEQLDYIKSYLQERNIKFLTVGMNGDLKIIDSTICTYNGQKYKFTTDIVGSFQATNLLIAVMMVHLTGFPFEQVISKLPQIKAVKGRLERVANSNIFIDYAHTPDALEKSLLELKKIKSNKGLLKVIFGCGGNRDSSKRPLMGEIAAKIADEVIITDDNPRNEDPKFIRQQIIQGIIAITNRYIEINNRKIAIIETINNLQEDDILLIAGKGHENYQIIGNEKLPFSDFDIAKEALQSRKRF
- a CDS encoding MFS transporter gives rise to the protein MKKKDLSILIANALDHFDTAIYSFLAPVLSIIFFSKDDPIVALILTYSVLATSIITRPIGAIIFSIIVKKRGAALALSYSLIGVAITTISIGFIPTYQTIGWFSPFMLTIIRMIQGIFAEGECSIAKLYILENKVQTKGVQASYLYQLSTMFGIIIASFVSTILVSSNHHEYWRLCFILGGSTGIVGVYLRRYSNMLQNAIKQKSYTLHTILNNKCNILRVSIVSGFSYMTYVIPFVVMNSFIPLITSISLERMMTFNTILLIMNAAMIPIIGYFVKKYRPVDVMIVSTSILFISIVPLWLYMSDASVWYVNFVRLWIIILGVIFLCPLNYWLNSLFHGSDKYMLVSIGDAIGTSVFGKFTPSICIALWHFTGSSITIGVYIAIITLVTIWAVKSIP
- a CDS encoding MFS transporter; amino-acid sequence: MTRPAFLIAFFTTIVRYYDYALFGLSAIVLSKNFLPLDSNDKQILLFFAIFSIAVIARPIGSIIFGFISDKYGRIVSVRISVFLATISTILIGLTPNFDRIGIVATIILIFCRMTFLMSLAGESDAIKIYVVEKVGKTSKNCASGIVSFCSQVGALLAATIYHFSTEFDSAAYLWRANFIIGGVFGLFIIFLRHYFHESEEFLNSKKDHKSPDYNFFYLTKIVKDSFKKFIIAILISGCIGGIYHFLIYFWGVFAVKSALIMDSNQAQIINIALISIYAIMSVLSGFLADRFYPKKQIIIALLLSLLVIIIVQFLLYKEILVIYFPVMLIGLAPFYVVPLQIIVQSMFITNIRARMCSLSHSLGGMILSSTTPFFCMLLWQYFNAIYLVLGFFMLLLLILFSTVIFLYSTNVITNH
- a CDS encoding ABC transporter ATP-binding protein — translated: MQKKHNLINYDYSAYNTLRRLIVDHIKPYLKQIGMAVFCMVIAAICAAYSVNLVQPTIDQIFLTGNRQMLLFLPLMVVITFTIKGIAEYYSNYLIKFVGQRILTDLQIKMYEHLLFADILFIQSQSSGRLISRFTNDIAMMRGAVSNLLVGCAKHFLTVIGLIVVMFKLEPRLSCIVFLAFPLAIYPIQKLGKKIRRISGQAQEELANYTSRLDETFQSIKIVKSFLGEKIESNRALLLSSNILHFLKKTAKLDALVSPIMEVLSGITVGGLIWYGGLLVIKGETTPGAFFAFITAFLAAYRPFKSLVSLNVNLQEGIAATKRVFNVLDTEPIIKDSVNAQNVQLVNPQIIFNNVELKFNNKVALKLINLKIMPGKTTAFVGRSGSGKTSLSNLLVRFYNPTSGQILIDNYDIKDIRIDSLRQQISLVTQDTTLFDTSVAENIAYGNPNTTRDQIIIAAKYADAHQFISNLPAGYDTIIGNQGSTLSGGQRQRLAIARAFLKSAAILVWDEATSSLDQNSERLILNSLVNIRENKTTLIITHRLSSIKDVDHIVVMKSGMIFEQGTHSQLIENKAEYYKLYHKELEEGDK
- a CDS encoding HD domain-containing protein translates to MVFMEEDINYWDNSKYAPCQYATRLLDKLRKMNEKINRSIDIDEVKKAIYYAKKYHGSQMRQSGEPYYSHPLEVAYMISDYLYRTDILVTSILHDTIEDTKLTKKMIAYIFGEQVASQVEDLSRNKPHGKISSAETLDILLQQEKYDVALIKLFDRVHNLQTLGVKSPEKARKIIEETVKNFIIIAMHLKIPTITQDLTALCYKNLSIQQFDQHNHQNSMDNSPLSPTFQNVIARMRTPQL